The genomic DNA TCGTTTTGCTATATGTTTAAAAGGAATTGCAAAAGGATGTAGAAAAGTCGTATTAATGTTAAGCTACCCTTCTGATGAAGTTGGAAATCACTTAATAAGTATTGATGAACTTGATGATAAGGGAATAAATCCTTGGTCAGATGTTTTAACAGAAGAAAAATACAGAGAACTATTTGGATATAACAAGCATACATTTACTGGTGTAGATTATGTTGATTATTATAAGAATTTAATCAAGGATTGTGGTGCAGAGGTAGAAATAGTATTTGCAAACAATCCAAAAACTATTCTTAACTATACAACAAGTATTTTAACTTGTGATATACATACAAGACAAAGAACAAAGAGAATTTTAAGACAAAATGGAGCTAAAAAAGTATATTCACTTGATGATATAATGACAGCAAGTGTAGATGGTAGTGGTTACAATGACCAGTATGGACTTTTAGGTTCAAACAAAGCTACAGAAGAAACAGTAAAATTATTCCCTATAAATTGTGATGAAGTTGTAAACAAAATCCAAGGTAATATAAAAGAAATAACAGGGAAAGATGTAGAAGTAATGGTTTATGGAGATGGAGCTTTTAAAGACCCTGTAGGTAAAATATGGGAATTAGCTGACCCAGTAGTATCTCCTGCTTATACAAAAGG from Clostridioides difficile ATCC 9689 = DSM 1296 includes the following:
- a CDS encoding coenzyme F420-0:L-glutamate ligase, whose amino-acid sequence is MDRLVGTVSRGVRAPIIRQGDDLVKIVVDSVLNASKSENFEVRDKDVIAVTEAVVARAQGNYAHVDNIAKDVKDKFGDDTVGVIFPILSRNRFAICLKGIAKGCRKVVLMLSYPSDEVGNHLISIDELDDKGINPWSDVLTEEKYRELFGYNKHTFTGVDYVDYYKNLIKDCGAEVEIVFANNPKTILNYTTSILTCDIHTRQRTKRILRQNGAKKVYSLDDIMTASVDGSGYNDQYGLLGSNKATEETVKLFPINCDEVVNKIQGNIKEITGKDVEVMVYGDGAFKDPVGKIWELADPVVSPAYTKGLEGTPNEVKLKYLADNDFADLSGDELKEAISKYIVEKDNKSDDLTGNMVSQGTTPRRLTDLIGSLADLTSGSGDKGTPIIYIQGYFDNYTK